In Caulobacter segnis ATCC 21756, the sequence GGGATGCGGATGGATTTCACCCGCTTGACCTTGAGGCGCCAAAGCAGCTTCACCCACCCGAAGGGCAGCAGCTTGCCATTCAGCCCCTCGATCGCCTCGTTGACGTTGGGCAGAAGCACGATGAAGCCCGCCACCTCGCCGTCGATCTCGGCGAAGAGCGTCAACCGCTTGTCGATCACGTCCTTCAACGCCTTGCCCAGCTGAGCCGTCTCGGCCTCGGTGGTCGGCACGAAGCCCCAGTTGTTGGACCAGGCGTCGTTCAGGATCTCGGTGAGCGCTTTGACCTCTTCGTCGTAGCGGCTCATGTCCAGCTGGCGCAGGGTGACCCCCTTGGGCAGGCCGCGCTTCAGACGCCGGACGATCGCGTCCGGGAGCGCCGCGCGCGGATCACAGACATAGGCGTACACATCCTTGGCCTTGCGATAGCCCTGCTCCTCGACCCGTGCGGCGGCGTAGCGTGGATCGTGGCCCATCATCACCATCGGCTTGCTGTCGAACCCGTCGACAAGCAGGCCAACCTCCTCGTTGATCGAGAGGTTGAATGGCCCCAGCGCCCGCGTGCAGCCACGCGACCTCAGCCACGCCTCGGCGGCTCCGAACAGGGCGCTGAACACCTCGGCATCATCCTCGCTGGCGATCATGCCGAAGTTGCCGGTCTTGCCCGCGCCGGTCTCGGTGGCGAGGTGATCGATCTGGGCGCTGATGCGTCCTACGTCGCGGCCGCCGCGCACGGCCAGCCAGAGGTGGACTTCGGCATGCTCGAAGAAGGGATTGGTCTTGGGCGTGAGAGCGGCCATGCGCTCGTAAATCAGTGGCGTGACCCAATTGGGGTCTTTGGCGTTCAGGCGATTGGCTACCTCGATGAAGCGCCTGAGCTCGGCGGTTGAGCGCACCGGCGTCAGGGTAAGATCCGAGGGCTGCGGCGTTTCGAAGGCCATGGACTCTGTCTTCTCACAGGAGGAAGGCGCCGCGGCGGCCCCTTCGATAACGTGGGGTCCGGTCAGGACGCCGGACACGATGATCAGATCGCCAACCTGAGTATGGGGCGGGGCGAAGCTCAGCAGGCACCGATGGAGAAACGGCCGCACGGTCACTCCCTTCGCGCCCCGGTCAGCTCGAGGCCCTCCGCGAGCGACCGGGCTTGGCGGCCGCCGCGTGAGGCGCGACAAAGCAGGTTTGAGGAGCACTCTTAATGGTGAACCGTCATCAGCGGCGTCATATTTGACTACAAATGAAATAATTCGCGGAATTTTCGCGGGACAAGACGATACTTAGAAATATTCACAATCCACAATGACGTGATACATATTAACAGACTCGTGCCGATTAATATAAGTCTGGATAAGCACGTCGCTGCGCGCGCGAAAACCCCTCAACGCCACAGCCGTAGCCAAACTCCCACGTTCTATTTCAACGGTAACTTGATCGCGCACCCACGCGCTGATCACCCCGGCTAAGCAGCGGGTCATCATTGACCTGCCGCCGCGCTCCTTTCCGTCGCGGGGCCCTCATCGGAGTTCTTCATGAATGTCACGCCATCTCGCCCGATCGCCGGCGCCCTTCTCGGGCTGATCCTGGCCTCGCCCGTGATCGCCAACGCCGAGGCGACGCCCGTCCGGGACACCCAAGGCCAAGCCTGCAAATTGATTAGCGTCCCCCGCGCGGTTCATAAGGGTCCGCAGGTCGGAAACGCCTATGACTGCGGCGGCGTCATCCGCGGTTTGCGCGACCCGAGCCTGGTACGTTCGGCCAAGCAGACCGCCCAGCGCGGCGACCAGACGTGCCGCCCGACGAGCGGCTCGCCGAGCGCTGGCGGTGGCGGTGGCCGCTCCGATCCCGCGCCCGACTGCAAGAACTGACCGCCGGCTCCATGGCGCGCCTGAAGGGCGCGCCATGCCATCCGTCCACCCGGCCGACCAACGCAAGCCGCCCTCCTCCGCGATCGATCCGCCGATCGATAGCCCCCTTGCGACGGGAGTGTCGTCAATGCGAACGAGCCCCTTAGTTCGGGTCGACGCTTGGCAGGACGCCGCTTTTGAGAAAGATCCCGCGCGGCCCCGGCGCCTGGTAGGTCGGGTCGCGATCGTCCTTGCCTCCAACGTGGGCGATCAGACGGCGCACCTGCACGCGCAGGCCCTCCAGCTGGCTCGGGAAGTCCAGGATCCAGCTGATCTTGCGCGCGTCGCTCTCGACGACCAGCCTATGAGACATGCGCGTGACCAGGGCATCGTTCAGCTTGTCATAGGCCTCGCACAGAGCGGAAGCTCCATGACGGCCGATGGGAAGGCTGACGCCCAGGACCGCCCGCCGCCCGCTACCTTCGAGCCCTTCGAAGTAGGCTTCGAACCCCGCGAGCAGATCGACCTTGGCGATGACCAGTTGCCAAGGGATCCCCCGGGCGAACTCTCTGGAGATGTCCGCGAGACGTCGCCTGATCGCTCGGGCAAAGGCGCTCATTCGCGCATCATCAAGGGTCAGCAGCACGTCCGCGCCGATCGAGACCAGGACACCCGCGGGCGGCTTGAGGTCCGGGATCTGGCGCCTAGCGCGCAAGAACTCGACCCAACGGGCTTGGCCCGATGGCGCCTCCACGCCGGCCGCGTCAACAAGCAGCGCGTCGTCATCGAACCATTGCGGCTCGATCGTCGCCGCTGACGCCTGCGGTTCACGCTTGGACGAACAAGCCAGCCGCGATGGCGCGCACGCCGCGTCTGACCCGATCACCAGAAACCAGCCGCTGTCTGGTTTCGATGAGGCGATGCGCAGCGGCTGAAAGTAGCCCGCCGACCGGTTTGAGAAGGAATATTCAGCAGACCGCCCTTGCAAGCGCAGCGGATCAGGCCGCGCGCGACCGCGACCCGGCTCGGCCGAGACGGTGGAGCCGAACGTGATAAGCGGATCCCCGGACGCCCCGCGCAGGCCGGCGGCGAAAGTCGCAAAGCCACGTCCCGATGACCGCACCTTACCGCTCCAAGGGCTCGTCGGCGGCACGACGCCGAACGCCAGACTGATCTCCCCGCTGAGACGACGGACCCTGTCAGCCTCGGCCCTCAAGCCACCGGTAAAGCCCGCCACCAGGCAGGCATGGTAGAGATCGATCATTTCCGGCGAGCGCAGGGGTTCGCGAAGCATCTCCTCGAGCAGTTCATAGAAATGAAGTCGATCGACGTCTTCGTCGAACGCCTCACGCACCAAGGATGGACACGCCCCTTGCTGGCGTTCGGTTCTGGTCCGTGGGTGGGTGCGAACGATGTCGTCGATCGTCGCCAGGACCGCAAAGCGTGCGCGCCAAAGCGTCTTGGGCTCGAGGTCGAGACCGAAAAGCCGATGCGCGAAGGCGTCGGCCCGCGGCGCGGCGCTCCGATAAAGGTCGGAAAGGCCACGACGCGAACGCATGGCCCGGGCTCTCGCCGCCAACCCCAGAAGCGGCGCCGCGGCCTCGAGCAACCGGTTTCTCCGGCACATCGCGGGCGTCGAGGCCCTGTCGCCACGGCTGGTTAGCGCCCAGGATCGATCCTCCTGGATACTATCGAGCGGCGGCTCGGGTGATCGCACCAAGGCCGGATCTGGATCATGCTTCGATGGCGGACGGCGTGCCGCCCAGCCACCCATCACCATCCTCCCAAACGCCAGCGCCCCCTTGAAGGGCGAGACCCCGGTTTGCCCGGAAAGCGCGCGCACGCGTTTGGCCGCGACATTCCACGAGAACACGTCGGCATCGACACGGCGCGAGCCACTCGATCAACAACACCCATCGCGTACTTTCGTCGTTCAGAACCCGGCTCGATCGCAGGTCGCGGCGATGATCGACGGGGGAGCGTTGCGGGCGAGTTTCGCGAAGCTAAGAACCGGTTACTGCCGTAAGCACTCAAGGCCGAAAGAGTGGAAAAACTTAAATATCCGACTTGCGAAGCATGCGCGTCATCGCGCCGATCGCACATCCAAGCGACTCCCAGCTTATCACAAAGCCTGAGATCGTCAGGTTCATATATTATTGCTCTATCTACATTACCGATGAAACTCTTTGGATGTTGCTCAACAACGCCGGCTACCCGATAGTTGATCGCAAGAAGCGCGGGATCCAACGCAGCCTCCAAAGAGGCGCGCCAACCCGAAGCGCTCGACGCGTGCTGGCGCCCGCCCCCCGCTTGCGCCAGGCGAAACTGGGATGTCGTGATTGAGACCCACGACACCCCTTTCGATGCGCGACGCCTGCCCTCGACCCGCGGCGTCGCTCTGGGCCTACGCCCCCCAGAAAATCGAGACTGCGGCGGGCCTTTGGGCCTGCCGCCTTTTCGCTCGCCGTCAGGACGCGTCGGAATGATCAACCGGCGGCGGTGTCGCGCCCGGATCGTCCAATAGCACCACGCCCTCCTGCTCGTTGGGATCCGTCCGGGCAATCACGGCGACAAACGGGACCTCGCCGTCATTGTAGGGCAGATGGGGCATATTGGCGGGGATGTAGAAGTAGTCGCCGGCGTGGATCCGGGCATGCTCCCTTAGATCTTCGCCGTACCAACAGCCCGACACCCCCTCGATGGCGAAGATCGCCGTTTCGTGGTGCTCGTGCTTATGCGGCGTGCCCCGCGCGCCTGGCGGCAGGGTCAAGGTTTGCATATGGATCGCCCTGGCGCCGACCGTTTCGGCCGAGACGCCAACCTCATAGGTCAGGCCTTGCTTACCGACCACGGGCTCGCCGGGACGGACGACCCGGCAGGTCGGCGTGGCGTTGTCGTTCATCGTCATGTCTCCTGCGCGCTGCTGTTTTTACGGGCCCTCGCGCGGCGCGCCGCCCGCGGAGTGCGGGACCCGAGATCCTGACCTGATCGATCCGATCACGGATCGTCAGGCCGAACGGCCGCCTAGAGCCTCGACGGAGCCAGGCTTGCTCACCGACGGCCCGACCTGCCGCGCCGCCGAGGCCCGCGGCCGATTGATCGCGTCGATCATCAGCTTGGCCAGATCCGCCGAACTCAGCGGACAGGCGGCCAGACTGCAGTTCCCCAGGGACGCGGCCAGCGCCCGCAAAGGCTTGACGGACGCGCCCGACGCTTCGGCGATGACGACCAAGCCAAGATCAGGATTGGCCCGTCGAAGCGCGACAATCACGTCCTCGTCCTCGGTGCGCACGGCGATGGCGTCGAATCGCTCGGGCCAGTCGCGCAACGCCGAGAGGGCGCGCGCAGGCTCGACGAACCCAACCGGCTCATACCCCAGGGCGGCCAAGCGCTCCTCGTCCCGACCCAGGGCGGAGTTGCCAGGCCCAATGACCAGGACGGTCTCTCCGCGTCCGCAAGTAAGCGCTTCCGGCGATGGCGCCTGGGCCTGGCGGGGCAGCCAGACTTCGAAAACCGCGCCCTGGCCGGGCTCGGACCACACGCTCACCGCGCCTCCCAACTCCCTGGCGGTCTCGGCCGTCGTCGCCAACCCAAGGCCGTTCCCCTGGGCGCGGGTCGTAAAGAAGGGCTCGAAGATACGGGCCAGAGTAGCCTGGGACATGCCCGCGCCCTGGTCCTCGACCCGCAGCACCACATAGTCGCCGGCCATCAGGACGCCGCTTGAAAGCTCGACAGGGGCGCGATTGCTACGCCGGTAAAGCGATATCTTCACCACCCCAGCCCCGCCCATGGCCTGCACGGCGTTGGAAGCCAGGTTCATGACGATCTGCTGAAGGCCTTCAGAGTCGCCTAAGACCGAATGATCGCCACCGTCTTGGTCGAAGGCGAACCGCGCGCGGCGGCCATGGGCGGCGCGCAGAAGCGAGATGCTTTCGGCGACAAGCCGACTGAGATCGACCCGCTGCAATGGGAGGGGCGAGCGGGCGCCATAGGCCAGGATTTGGTCGACCAGCCGACGCGCGCGGGCCACAGCGCCGGTGATCTCGCGCAGATAGCGCGCTCTGGATCGCGCCGTCGCCTCACGCGCCGCGGCCATCTCGGCGTAACCGCCGATGGCGCTTAGAATATTGTTGAAGTTGTGAGCGATGCCGCTGGCGAAGGCGCCGATCGCCTCCATCCGGCCTGCGTGTTGCAAACGCGATTCCAGCGCCACCCGCTGCTGCTCCAGCCGAGCGCGCCGCACCGCCCCGGCCAGCACATCCAGGGCCAGACGCATCACACCCAGATCGGTCTCGCGCACCTGAACCGCGCCCCGAAAACGGGCGAAGCCGAGCACGCATCGCTCTCCACGCTCGTTGCTCACCGCCATCGCCACGACGTGGGCGCGCCGCGCGGTTTGCTCGCTGTCATCGCGCCAGGGCCAGTCGGCGTAGCCATTGAAGACGCTATGGGGACTTGCTTGCGCCGCCTCGGCCAAGGCCTTGGCCGAGGTCGACCAGTCCCCCCTCTGGGTTCGGGGCATGGTCGGCCACATTCGCGCGCAGCCATAGACCCCTTCCCCAAACAGGAACGCCGCGTCTCCTTCGACATGGGCCGCGAGCCGCGCCAGGCCCTCGTCGATTCTGCCCTTGGCCTCGTGTGGCCGCGCGGCGATGATCTCCGCTGATATGGCCGCGAGATCGTGCTCGAAGGCCGCTCGGCGACGCAGATCGGCCAGATGCGCCCCGAGCCTTAACGCCAGATCGGCTATGAGCAGGGTCAGGATCAAGGCGGCGGCGTAGAGCGCATACCGGTAACGCTGGGCCGTCTGCTCGGCCTTGCTCCGCTCCTGCGCGATCCAGGCCCGCAGCCGCGCGCGGCTTTCGTTGTCGTCCTCGGCCAGCAGCTTGGCGAGGTCCTGGTCTGTTTGGGGAAGAAGCCGGCGTAGCAGGCGCGCATGGCTCAGCAGAACCTCGCGCGCCTCGCGATCGACCTTGGACTGGGTCGGGCGGGCGGCAAGGTCGCGAACGCGCCGATCGACCAGAGCCTGGGTGTCGGGCGAAGTGTTCAGCGTCAGGCGGAGCATGGCGGCCGACAACCTGGCCTCCTCGGCGTTGGGGTTGGCCAGACGGTCGGCGTTGGCGCTGAGCGTGCTGAAATAGGCCAGGCTGTTTTGCAGCAACGCGCTGTTGCTCTTCAGGGTCTCGGTCAAGGCGGCCTGTCGCGCGGCCGAGGCCCTCAGGCGCTGGATCAATCGGTCATGGTCCTGGTCGCCGGTCGCCTCCAAGGGCTTGAGCGCCGCGTCGAGGGCGGTGATGTCACGCACCAGGGGGTCGAATGATTGAAGGATACCGGCTCGCACGCTGATGACGTCGCGCCGCAGCAGATGCTGGGCGTTTTCGAAGGTGTCGAGACCGCGCTCCATCGCCTCGAGACGCGCCGTTCGCGGCTGAAGGCTGTTGAGCAGCAGGCTGGTCAAGAGCAGGATCACCAGAACGGCGAGCGCGAACAGGCCAGGCCGCTTCATCTTGGCGCGGCCTGCGTCACGGGCCGATCACGATAGACGCCGTTCAAGCTTCGGAGGAAGGCGGCGATGTCGGCGACCTGGTCGGCGGTCAGGACGCGGTTCAGCTGAGCGCGCCCCATGGCGCGCACGGCGTCCTCGAGCGTCTCGGCGCTGCCATCGTGAAAATAGGGCGCGGTGGTGGCGACGTTGCGGAGCGATGGCACGCGCAGCACCGGCGAGTCGGCCTTGGCGGCGGGATGGAAGACGCCGCTGCGCTGATAGAGATTGCCGCCTACGTTCACCCCTTGGTGGCACGAGGCGCAGCCCACCGACTGAAAAAGCTTATATCCTCGCTGCTCGCCGGCCGACAGGGCCAGGGCCTCTCCCATCAGATAGTGATCAAATCGCGATCCCGGAGTGATGAGCGTGGCCTCGTACCGCGCGAGCGCCCGCACGATGTCCTCGGGCCTAGGGTCGCGCCGGTAGGTGTCGTGGAACCGTTCGGCCGTCGCCGCGTCCGCCGCCAGAACCCGCGCGACCTTGGTGAGGTCGGCGCCCATGATCGATGGATTTTGAAGAGAGGCGCGCGCTTGGCTCTCCAGGGTTCGGGCGTTGCCGGACCAGTTAAGACGGAAGTTCCTCGCCGCATTGAACACGGTCGGGGTGTTCACCGGGAGCGGTTGGCCTTGCGGTGTGAGGTCCCGTTCGCGCCCGCTCGCGCCATTGGTCGTGACGTCATGACAGGTCACGCAGCTGCGCTTGCCGTCGCCGGACAATCTGGTGTCGCCAAACAGCAGCTCGCCCAGGGCGATCTCGCGCGCTTCTTGCGCCGAAGGTGGAATGTGGCGGACAGTTAAGGCGTTGAAGGCGCCCTTGGGGGGCGTGGCCGCTGGGCGAGTGGCCTCGACGCTGGCATGGATCACGGGCCTCCGCGCCAGGATGGCGACCACGGCCATCGCCCCCAAGCCAAGGAGGGCCAACCTTTTCACGGCGTCTCGACCACGGCTTTGAACACATAGCCGACGCCGCGCATGGTCTCGATAAGGCGCGGCTCGGTCGGATCGGTCTCGAGCTTTCGTCGCAGGCGCAGGATCTGCACGTCGATCGAGCGATCGAAGACATCGTCATGGATGCGCGTGGCGCGCAGCAGGTGCTCGCGCGACAATGGCCGATTGGGCGCATCGAGAAACGCCTGCAGGAGGCCGTACTCGCCCTTGGTCAGCAGGATCGGCTCTTCTTCGCCGCGTCGAATGGTGTGGGCGTTACGGTCGAGCTCCCAGGCGCCGAAGCGGACACGGTTGCGGCCACGCATGCGCTTGAGATCGACCGCGCCCCCGCCGCGACGCAGGATCGCCCGGACCCGGGCCAGCAATTCACGCGGGCTGAAAGGCTTGTTGACGTAGTCGTCCGCGCCGAGCTCAAGCCCGACGATACGATCGATTTCCTCGCGCCGATGGCCGGTGGTGATGATCACGGGCACGTCCGACTGCGCCCTGATCATGCGCAGCAGATCCAGCCCGTCGTCCTCGCCCAACTGGAGGTCGAGAATGATGACATGGGGTTCGGCGCGCAGCTTCTCGGCCATTTCCGCGCGATTGGCGGCTACGGAGGGCTTCAGACCATTATTGGAAAAGTACTCGCGCAGCATGCTCTGCATGGCTCGATCATCGTCCACGATCAAAACCTTGGCCGTTGTCATAAGCGTACTGGTCACCGGAAATGTTGCCACCATATTCATTCACTTCACTCCCACGGACTCAAACTGATATTGGCTTCACCTGAAACATTCGGATTTCATCTGTATTTCTAAACAGATCCCTCGACATCGAACTGAATTCTCCCCCCTCTACACACGCCGCGGCTGGCGACTTTTCCGCTAGCCGCGGCCGCTAAGGGCCGCCGTTCGATGGAGAGCCAACGTGAAGACCAAACTGTTCGCCCTGACCCTGGCGCTGGCGGCGGGCGCCTGCGCCAGCACGGCCGTCGCCGACGAAAGCCGCCTCTATGTCGGCGCCTTCGCGGGCGTGAATCTGGGGGAGAAGCAGACCTTTACCGGCGCGAACCTTGCTGGCGCGCCGCGCCGCATCGACGCCCCGCAGGACGAAGGCGCCTTGGCCGGCGTGGTCGTCGGCCTCGTCGCCAGCGAAGGCGCGTGGGGCCGCCTGCGGTTCGAAGCGGAATTGGCGTCGCGCAAGAATGACGTCGAGAAGCTCACGCTGAACGGGGTGCGGCGCGGGCTGATCGATGGCGAAAGCCAGGTCACGACGCAGATGGTCAACATCACCTACGACACTCCGCGGTGGGGCAAGCTGCGCGGCATGGTTGGCGCGGGCGTCGGCGCGGCCAGTTTCGACTACGATATCCAGTACGACGTCGGCGCCATCCCGGGCGCGCCGACGGGCGGGTCGATCGGTCCGATCATCAATATCCCCACAAGCACCTCCGGCCGCCTGGCCTATCAGGTGATGATCGGCGGTCAGTACGAGCTGTCGCCGTCGTGGGAGCTCACCGCGGAGCTGCGCTACCTGTGGGGCGACGACCACAAGATCGAGCGCTTCAACCAGACCACGGGCGCCCTGGATTCGGTCCTGGACGCAAAATATGAGAGCTCCGCCGTGACGTTCGGCGCGCGCCACCGCTTCTAAGCGGTGCGACCGCGGCCGACTGGAGACGGCCGCGGTCATAAGCCGTCCCGGCGCGGCCGGGGTCGAGACGCCTGGCGCGCGATGGCCATCCTTCGTATGGACGTGCGTCTGGACCAAGGGCCTTGTTTGCCTTCCTCGCCTCGCGCGCCCTTGGCGCTCTCGGCTCACCCATCGATGTTTCTGGTTTGTCGGAACGCCGCTTCTAGTCGGCTCGCCTCGGCGCCGATTGACACCTTCTGCTGCGATTGGTCCCTCAAGGCGACAAGCCGTCACTCGACCCCGCCAGCGTGAGATCCGCCGCGCCTGGAGCCGCGCCGCCTCTCTCTCGCTCGCCCGACGGACGCTGGTCGCATCGCCTCATCGGCAAGCCGAGCATCCGCTACAGCGGTAACCCAACCAGGCTGGCGCGACACGGCGCTGAAGCCGCCCCTGGCCAGAACACGTCAGGACGGCGCCAAGGTCGTCCTTACGTATCGGAGCGCCGCGTGGCCCTAAATCAAGATCCTGCCTCGACCCCCAGCCAAGCCGGTCACGCCCGTCAGGCTTCGCCAGCCCCTCAAGCCGAGGCGTCTCCAGCCTCCCGCGCGCCGTCGATCCGTTGTCCGTGGTCGTCGATCGCGGCCGGCGTGCTGCTGCTGGCGATCTGGTGCGGCGCCCTGTTGCTCGGCGGCCGCGCGGCCCAGCACGTCTCGCGGGCCGCTAGCGGGCAGAGCCTCACGGCGATGGTCGCCAACGCGCTGGGCCTGAGACCTTATCCGTACGACTAGATGGCGCCGCCCTCGCCTCTCGCACGGGCCAGTAAGCCATGCTGAGTAGACCTCGCCCGGCCGCCGCGGATTTTCCAGGGCGGCCGGGCGCGAAACCGCTAGCCCGGGCCCGCGCTGGCCTCAACGGCGCTGGCGCGGCGCGAGCGCCAGCTCAGTGGAAGGGTGGCTATGAAGGCCACGACGGCGATGGGCAGCAGCAGCGCGAGAACCTGGCTGGCCGTGCCGCCAGCCGTCAGCACGGCGCCGGCGATCATAGGACCGGCCATGGCCCCGAGACGTCCGGCGGCCACGGAGGCCCCTGCTCCGGTGCCCTTCATCGACGGCGGGTACGGCTCGGCGGAGAGGCCATAAAGCACGAACTGCGCGCCGATGACGAAAAAGCCGGCCAGGGCGGCCGCGGCGATGGGCGCGATGACGCCGCCGGCCAGCACCGCCAGTCCAAGCGCCAGCCCCCCATAGACGCCGCCCAGCAAGCCCCCCCGACGCTGGTGGCTGAGGAGCGAGCCCAGAACCAGAGTGCCCATCGCGCCCGCGCCACTAAAGGCCGCCGCGGCGATCAGAGCGTCCGCTCGCGCCAAGCCGCGGGAGATCATCAAGGTCGGAAGCCAGTTCAGCAGAAGATAGAGGACGACCAGCGTGCCGAAGGAGCTGATCCAAAGCGCCAGCGTGGGCACGGCGCGGCCGCCGCCGAAGAGCACCGTCCGGGTCGATGCGGCCCGTACGGGCGCCGGCGCGGCAAGGTCCAGGTTCTGAGGCATGGTGGGCTCGCGCATCGCCCAGGCGACAACCACGGCCAGGACCAGCGGAGTAATTCCCCCGACGTGAAAGATCGTGGCCCAGTCCAATCCTCGCTGGGTGGCGACCAGCATCCCGGCCAGCGCGCCACCCAGCGGCATGCCCGCCGTCACCATCGTCACCCGGCGGGCCTGGGTGCGCGGATCCCCGCTGGCGGCGACCAAGGCGATCAGGACAGGAAACGCCCCACCGAGCCCAAGCCCCGTCAGAAAACGCATGGCCAGGAGGCTTGGCACGTCCGGGGCAAGGGCGGTGGCGATCGAGAATAGCCCAAACGTCAGGAGCGCGGTGACCAGCAGGCCCTTGCGCCCGATCAAATCGGACAGCCGTCCACAGACGACCGCGCCCAGAAGCAAGCCGAGGGTGCTGGCGGAGAACACCATGCCGAGCATCTGCGGCGAAAGTCCGTAGACCTTGGCGAGCTGGGGCGCAGCCAGGCCCGCGGACTGAAGATCGTAGCCCTCTACAAGCGCGGCGAGAAAGCAAAGGGCCGGTGTGATGATTGTGTTGGAGACGGATCGAGCCATGGCGCAGTTCCGAGAAGCGATTGGAAGCTTCAGCTTCCCTGGGCCACGCATCGGACCGATGTCGCCCAGCCCCTGTAGGGTTACATCCGTAACCCCGGCGACGCTTTTTGGCCAAGGTCACGGCAGCCCTGGCGAGGGGCACCGCATTAGCCCTGGCGAGGGGCACCGCATTTCAACTGAAACCGATGGCCGGGGGATCGAAACGCCCCGGTAGCCCTGAGTTCAGACGCTCGCGCGCTTTATCGCTTGAGAGTTCAATCATGCAAAAGCCACTTCTTGCGGCTGACGTCGCCCCTCTGCTGTTCCCGGATGTCGCCTTGGACATCGAGACCCGCGCCGACGGCTCGATCCTGCTGACCAATCGCCTGCCGCCGCGCCCGGTCACGACAAGCCTGGCCCAGCGCCTGGCTCACTGGGCCCAACGCAATCCCGAGCGGGTGTTTCTGACGCAAGCCGATGATCATGGTCGGCGCGTCATGACATACGGTCAGGCGCGCGACGAGGTCATGGCTATGGCTGGCGGCTTGGCGGCGAAGGAGCTGGGCGAGGATCGGCCGCTGATGGTCGTCGGTCCCAACAGTATCGACCAGGCCGTGATGATCCTGGCGGCGATGACCGCGGGCGTCCCCGTGGCGGTCGTGTCGCCGGCCTACGCCCAGCCGGCCATGCTCCCCTGGTCCAAGTTCGCCGCTGTGCTTGAGCAGGTGACCCCGGGCCTGATCCTCGCCGACGATCCGGGTGCGGTGCGCGCGGCGATGGAGGCCGTCGGCTTCGCTCGCGCCCCGGTCATTGGTCTGCGCGATCGCGCGGCCTTGACCTGCTCTCCTCGCGCGGACGCGCTCCTTGCGCCCCTCGCCCTGGACGCTCCGGCAAAACTCCTTTTCACCTCGGGCTCGACGGGCGCGCCGAAGGCGGTGGTCAACACCCAGCGGATGATGGTCTCGAACGTTCAGGCGCTCGGGCAGGTGTGGCCCTTCCTGCAGAACCGCCCGCCGGTGCTGGTCGACTGGCTTCCCTGGAACCACACCTTCGGCGGCAACTTCTGCTTCAACCTCGTGCTTTGGCATGGTGGGGCTCTGCACATCGATAACGGCAAGCCAACGCCGGCCGGCATCGGCCAGACCGTGGCCGCCCTGCG encodes:
- a CDS encoding MFS transporter; translated protein: MARSVSNTIITPALCFLAALVEGYDLQSAGLAAPQLAKVYGLSPQMLGMVFSASTLGLLLGAVVCGRLSDLIGRKGLLVTALLTFGLFSIATALAPDVPSLLAMRFLTGLGLGGAFPVLIALVAASGDPRTQARRVTMVTAGMPLGGALAGMLVATQRGLDWATIFHVGGITPLVLAVVVAWAMREPTMPQNLDLAAPAPVRAASTRTVLFGGGRAVPTLALWISSFGTLVVLYLLLNWLPTLMISRGLARADALIAAAAFSGAGAMGTLVLGSLLSHQRRGGLLGGVYGGLALGLAVLAGGVIAPIAAAALAGFFVIGAQFVLYGLSAEPYPPSMKGTGAGASVAAGRLGAMAGPMIAGAVLTAGGTASQVLALLLPIAVVAFIATLPLSWRSRRASAVEASAGPG